In Penicillium psychrofluorescens genome assembly, chromosome: 5, a single window of DNA contains:
- a CDS encoding uncharacterized protein (ID:PFLUO_008029-T1.cds;~source:funannotate), giving the protein MLRSSLGLSRASVLRPTLSNRLPRSNHALKICNRSASTVTNLDNFPQVGEKLHGFTIQEKKHVPELHLTAVRLTHDKTDADYLHVARDDKNNVFGIGFKTNPPDATGVPHILEHTTLCGSEKYPIRDPFFKMLPRSLSNFMNAFTSSDHTTYPFATTNQQDFQNLLSVYLDATLHPLLKEEDFRQEGWRLGPEDPRALQAVSGEKPQLEDIVFKGVVYNEMKGQMSDANYLYYIRFKESIFPAMNNSGGDPEYITDLTHKQLSEFSKRNYNPSNAKILTYGDMPLGGHLKQIGAVLDGFEKGQADKSVKMPLDLSRGSLNVTIPGPIDTFASEDKQYKTSTSWYMGDSTDIVETFSVGIISSLLLDGYGSPMYRALIESGLGSSFTPNTGLDPSGKIPIFSAGVTGVGEAEAATVKETIQNVFRESVSAGFSEEKVRGFLHQLELALRHKTANFGIGVMEKTISSWFNGTDPMKELAWNDVIEEFKKRYAQSGYLESLVQKYLINDQCVTFTMVGSPTFNKELDEKEAVRKETKLAQLIEEHGSVENAILKLGEEELKLLKVQEDAHNADLSCLPSLRVKDISREKERKPVRESRVDDIDVVWREAPTNGLTYFQALNAFEDLPDDLRLLMPLFNDCVMRLGTANRSMEQWEDLIKLKTGGISTSSFLVSSPTQLDKFNEGLHFSGYALDKNIPEMLEMLSTLMTETDFTSPAAPALIQELLRLATNGALDAVAGTGHRYAVNAAAASLSRSFWVQEQQSGLEQLQATANLLRDAESSPERLQELIEKLRLIQSFAISKTPSFRVRMVCEAESASRNESVLQKWIGKLPQIRSPSSTATNLGFKSADKAFYDLPYKVYYSGMATQTVPFVDPSSAPLSVLSQLLTHNYLHPEVREKGGAYGAGASNGPIKGIFTFMSYRDPNPLNTLKVFQNSGIFARDRAWSDREIEEAKLGIFQGLDAPMSVDEEGSRYFMSGVTHEMDQRWREQVLDVTAKDVNQAADRFLVNGSRQATCVLGEKKDWAGSEWEVRKLSMDLQNNAAASS; this is encoded by the exons ATGCTACGCTCATCATTAGGTCTGAGCAGGGCCTCCGTGCTGCGCCCGACCCTCTCTAACCGGTTACCACGATCAAACCATGCCCTGAAGATATGCAACCGGAGTGCTTCCACTGTGACCAATCTAGACAACTTTCCGCAGGTTGGAGAGAAGCTACATGGATTCACCATTCAGGAGAAGAAGCATGTCCCGGAGCTGCATTTGACCGCGGTGCGACTCACCCACGATAAGACCGACGCGGACTATCTTCATGTGGCTCGTGACGACAAGAACAATGTCTTTGGAATCGGTTTCAAGACCAATCCTCCAGATGCCACCGGAGTTCCACATATTCTGGAGCACACCACCCTTTGTGGTAGTGAAAA GTATCCAATCCGAGATCCATTCTTTAAGATGCTTCCGCGCTCTCTTTCGAACTTTATGAATGCCTTCACATCCTCGGACCACACCACTTACCCCTTTGCGACAACCAACCAGCAAGACTTTCAAAACCTCTTGTCCGTCTACCTCGATGCGACGTTACACCCCCTCctcaaggaagaagacttcAGACAGGAAGGATGGCGACTCGGCCCTGAGGACCCGCGTGCCTTGCAGGCAGTGTCAGGGGAGAAGCCGCAACTGGAGGACATCGTGTTCAAGGGAGTGGTGTACAACGAGATGAAAGGCCAGATGTCGGATGCAAACTATCTCTACTACATCCGCTTCAAGGAAAGCATCTTCCCAGCAATGAACAACTCAGGTGGAGACCCGGAGTATATCACCGACCTCACCCACAAACAGCTGTCGGAATTCTCGAAGCGCAACTACAACCCGAGCAACGCCAAGATCCTGACATACGGAGACATGCCCCTGGGTGGCCATCTCAAGCAGATTGGCGCTGTCTTGGATGGATTCGAGAAAGGGCAGGCCGACAAATCTGTCAAAATGCCGCTGGATCTCAGCCGCGGGTCGCTGAATGTGACCATTCCTGGACCTATCGATACATTCGCTAGTGAAGACAAACAGTACAAGACCTCCACCTCGTGGTACATGGGTGACTCGACCGATATCGTGGAGACATTCTCCGTTGGCATTATCTCCTCGCTTCTGCTTGATGGATATGGCTCGCCCATGTATCGGGCTCTTATTGAAAGTGGACTTGGCTCTTCCTTCACTCCTAACACCGGCCTGGACCCCTCCGGCAAGATCCCCATCTTTTCTGCTGGTGTCACTGGAGTTGGTGAGGCAGAAGCCGCCACCGTCAAAGAAACGATCCAGAACGTCTTCCGCGAGTCCGTGTCGGCTGGCTTtagcgaggagaaggtgcgCGGCTTCCTCCATCAGCTGGAATTGGCATTGCGACACAAAACAGCAAACTTTGGAATAGGGGTGATGGAGAAGACCATTTCGTCTTGGTTCAATGGTACTGACCCGATGAAAGAGCTGGCTTGGAACGACGTCATCGAGGAATTCAAGAAGCGATACGCACAATCTGGATATCTCGAGTCTCTTGTGCAGAAATATCTTATCAACGATCAATGTGTGACATTTACCATGGTTGGCTCGCCCACCTTCAACAAGGAGTtggacgagaaggaggctgtGAGAAAGGAGACGAAGCTTGCCCAGCTTATTGAAGAGCATGGCTCAGTCGAAAATGCTATCCTGAAgcttggtgaggaggaattgaagctgctcaaggtCCAGGAAGACGCCCACAACGCAGACTTGAGCTGCCTCCCGTCTCTGCGAGTCAAGGATATATcaagggagaaagagcgcAAGCCGGTTCGCGAGTCCCGTGTCGACGATATCGATGTGGTCTGGCGTGAGGCCCCCACCAACGGTCTGACTTACTTTCAGGCCTTGAATGCCTTTGAAGATCTGCCCGATGACCTGCGATTGTTGATGCCGTTATTTAACGACTGCGTTATGCGACTGGGTACGGCCAACAGGTCGatggagcagtgggaggacTTGATCAAATTGAAGACCGGAGGAATCTCAACCTCATCATTCCTCGTTTCGTCCCCGACTCAGCTCGACAAGTTCAATGAAGGCCTGCATTTTTCTGGGTATGCTTTGGATAAGAATATTCCCGAGATGCTGGAAATGCTGTCGACTTTGATGACTGAGACCGATTTCACGAGCCCTGCGGCGCCGGCCTTGATCCAGGAACTCCTGCGCCTTGCTACCAACGGTGCGTTAGATGCCGTTGCTGGCACTGGTCATAGATATGCGGTGAATGCAGCGGCTGCCAGTCTCTCGCGGAGCTTCTGGGTGCAGGAACAGCAGTCTGGTTTGGAGCAGTTGCAGGCCACGGCGAACCTGCTTCGTGATGCCGAGTCATCCCCTGAACGTCTCCAGGAGCTGATCGAGAAACTCCGTCTGATCCAGTCGTTTGCTATCAGCAAGACCCCAAGCTTCCGTGTCCGCATGGTCTGCGAAGCGGAAAGCGCTTCTCGCAACGAGTCAGTTCTGCAGAAATGGATTGGCAAGTTGCCTCAGATCCGCTCCCCGAGTTCTACCGCAACCAACCTGGGCTTCAAGTCTGCCGACAAGGCTTTCTATGACCTCCCTTACAAGGTCTATTACTCCGGCATGGCCACGCAGACAGTGCCATTTGTCGACCCGTCCAGCGCACCTCTCAGCGTCCTGTCACAGCTCCTCACTCACAACTATCTTCACCCCGAAGTCCGCGAAAAGGGCGGCGCGTACGGTGCCGGCGCCAGCAATGGTCCTATCAAGGGTATCTTCACCTTTATGAGCTACCGCGATCCCAACCCTCTCAACACCCTGAAGGTTTTCCAAAACAGTGGAATCTTCGCTCGGGACCGTGCCTGGTCCGATCGGgagatcgaagaagccaaACTTGGCATCTTCCAAGGTCTTGATGCCCCAATGAgcgtggatgaagagggcAGTCGCTACTTCATGAGCGGTGTCACCCATGAAATGGACCAGCGCTGGAGAGAGCAGGTCTTGGATGTCACGGCTAAGGATGTGAATCAGGCAGCCGACCGATTCTTAGTCAATGGCTCTCGACAAGCCACCTGCgtgctgggcgagaagaaggactggGCTGGTTCCGAATGGGAAGTGCGCAAGTTGTCCATGGATCTCCAGAACAATGCTGCCGCATCTTCATAG
- a CDS encoding uncharacterized protein (ID:PFLUO_008028-T1.cds;~source:funannotate) has protein sequence MKKSRSVVLGPKPTKACVNCRRLKMRCEVAGPPPCRRCRQTNTACVFKPRANAAAIHELVEESQKELRASQSMMSHDNYSILNRLDRIEAALGISQYLSEEADLSPSHSHDMHDMSPEAELGDVPLHGVWKAIAHLRIITRPPPDERVWSRPLVKQLWSSFLNNLPLLHFLTDRSAFASPTPLLLASVLYISALHHSSSELASSESGYFAATCSAIAELVIPSSHPGLSHMSENNYHESEQNQPPPATKCKEFHNILGLIMASLSSEAYIDATGSWIAMAYRLWLDHCPSEMDKTTAQDWRGLFSGLQVIDIEHASMHMSYPLLPRHPPNPDLQRLDSHQGNAFQGLAEMMHYGMSHFVGRGLPTIWSSVNADVADSVPVVRTPFTEKDSKVIRLWARKLDDWLVRYNGAVQPSPSDRQGILILLQYHLHKLYVLSIYHPARGFDLGSANISSGERHELLVSARAVLRLRQDDASIWSNWDLVMITWAALLLLRGVEDGMTHPDDLNLIQAHLHSLERSHQSALSIHTVLSRRLESGMQTMHTPPDSGAVLAFPFPNAEDSWTIFDQDIMSLANPPWLFQDSSQLTPSHKPADMQQPPPQLQSGMATVGYDSSLLVNNSQSFAANPQWNVAGQIQDALPTTMNRLFGNENSAQDGGSLM, from the exons atgaagaagtcgaggtCTGTCGTGCTCGGCCCCAAGCCGACCAAGGCATGCG TCAATTGCCGACGACTGAAG ATGAGATGTGAGGTCGCTGGGCCACCTCCTTGTCGGCGATGTCGCCAAACAAACACGGCTTGTGTGTTCAAGCCTCGTGCTAAT GCTGCGGCTATCCATGAACTAGTCGAAGAATCCCAGAAGGAGTTGCGTGCCTCGCAGTCTATGATGTCCCACGACAACTACTCCATTCTGAATCGGCTGGATCGAATCGAAGCCGCTCTGGGCATCAGCCAATATCTTTCTGAAGAGGCAGATTTATCACCTTCTCATTCTCATGATATGCATGATATGAGTCCTGAAGCGGAGTTGGGTGATGTTCCTCTTCATGGTGTGTGGAAAGCAATTGCACACCTGAGAATTATCACCCGTCCGCCACCGGACGAACGTGTATGGTCTCGACCTCTCGTCAAGCAGTTATGGAGCTC GTTTCTGAATAATCTACCGCTTCTTCACTTTCTCACTGACCGAAGCGCTTTTGCTTCTCCGACGCCCTTACTGCTTGCTTCAGTCCTCTATATCTCTGCACTTCACCATTCATCATCGGAGCTTGCGTCATCAGAGTCGGGGTATTTTGCAGCGACATGCAGTGCCATTGCTGAGCTGGTCATTCCATCTTCGCACCCCGGTCTTTCACATATGTCCGAGAACAACTATCATGAATCAGAGCAGAATCAACCCCCACCAGCCACCAAGTGTAAGGAATTTCACAATATTCTCGGCTTAATAATGGCCAGCCTAAGCTCAGAAGCCTACATCGATGCCACCGGGTCATGGATCGCAATGGCATACCGTCTCTGGCTAGACCACTGTCCTTCTGAAATGGATAAAACAACGGCACAGGACTGGCGCGGCTTGTTTTCTGGTCTCCAA GTAATTGATATAGAGCACGCTTCAATGCATATGTCGTACCCACTGCTCCCGCGCCATCCGCCAAATCCAGATCTCCAACGCTTGGACAGTCACCAGGGAAATGCTTTTCAAGGTCTTGCAGAAATGATGCATTACGGAATGAGCCACTTCGTCGGCCGTGGACTCCCGACGATATGGAGTTCTGTCAATGCAGACGTCGCCGACTCCGTACCCGTGGTTCGCACTCCTTTCACCGAGAAGGATTCGAAAGTTATCCGGCTTTGGGCACGCAAGCTTGACGACTGGCTGGTTAGATATAATGGAGCAGTCC AACCATCTCCGTCAGATCGACAAGGTATTCTTATTCTTCTGCAGTATCATTTACACAAGCTTTATGTGCTTTCCATATACCACCCTGCCCGAGGATTTGACCTTGGGTCCGCAAATATTAGTTCTGGCGAGCGACATGAGCTACTTGTTTCAGCGCGGGCAGTCCTGAGGCTGCGGCAAGATGATGCTAGCATCTGGTCCAACTGGGATTTAGTG ATGATCACCTGGGCAGCCCTTCTACTCCTTCgaggtgttgaagatggcatGACGCATCCGGATG ACCTCAACCTCATCCAAGCGCACCTACACAGCCTAGAACGAAGCCACCAGTCCGCACTAAGCATCCACACCGTTCTATCTCGCCGCCTCGAATCCGGAATGCAAACCATGCACACCCCACCAGACAGCGGCGCAGTCCTAGCTTTCCCGTTCCCAAACGCCGAAGATTCATGGACGATATTTGATCAGGACATTATGTCGCTAGCGAATCCTCCATGGCTATTCCAGGACTCATCTCAGCTCACCCCGTCTCACAAACCTGCGGATATGCAACAACCCCCACCGCAACTGCAGTCTGGAATGGCAACGGTTGGATATGATTCCAGcctgctggtcaacaatTCCCAGTCTTTTGCGGCGAATCCGCAGTGGAATGTGGCCGGGCAGATCCAGGATGCCTtaccgacgacgatgaaccGGCTTTTTGGGAATGAGAATAGTGCTCAAGATGGCGGTTCTCTCATGTAG